A window of the Hordeum vulgare subsp. vulgare chromosome 5H, MorexV3_pseudomolecules_assembly, whole genome shotgun sequence genome harbors these coding sequences:
- the LOC123396596 gene encoding uncharacterized protein LOC123396596, with protein sequence MASTGVKDFYRQKKKGGAGKTSASSKKKPQNYTGGASVGASNKAQTAALISHGSFDLKDDFSEQEEQLRQFDMDMKFGPCIGVNRLQRWERASAMGLQPPPHLGDLLARAASGNNRNNGGPSPECLWEGKI encoded by the exons ATGGCTTCTACTGGCGTGAAAGATTTCTACCGGCAGAAGAAGAAAGGAGGTGCCGGCAAAACTTCAGCATCTTCTAAGAAGAAACCACAGAATTATACTGGAGGGGCCTCTGTTGGGGCCTCGAATAAGGCTCAGACAGCAGCACTAATTTCTCACGGATCCTTTGACCTCAAAG ATGATTTCAGTGAGCAAGAGGAGCAGCTGCGGCAGTTTGACATGGACATGAAGTTTGGCCCATGCATCGGTGTGAACAGGCTTCAGCGCTGGGAGCGTGCTTCCGCCATGGGCCTCCAGCCACCGCCCCACCTTGGTGATCTCCTAGCGCGCGCCGCCTCTGGAAACAACCGCAACAACGGCGGCCCCTCCCCTGAGTGCCTCTGGGAGGGTAAGATCTAG